One window from the genome of Yarrowia lipolytica chromosome 1B, complete sequence encodes:
- a CDS encoding uncharacterized protein (Compare to YALI0B14839g, similar to Saccharomyces cerevisiae ARH1 (YDR376W); ancestral locus Anc_5.450, similar to uniprot|P48360 Saccharomyces cerevisiae YDR376w ARH1 mitochondrial protein with similarity to human adrenodoxin reductase and ferredoxin-NADP+ reductase singleton) → MIRSVRHLSTLRSTPRVAVVGAGPAGFYTAHRLLKLQPDTKIDLFESLPVPYGLARHGVAPDHPEVKNCQDTFDEVGNDPRVQFFGNVTVGDTLPVSKLRDNYNAVVLSYGTHTDRKLGIPGEDLPGVISARTFVNWYNGHPEHESLNPPLHKAETVTIVGNGNVALDIARILLSPLDHLKSTDITQQAYETLKTSKVKRVRIMARRGLLESAFTIKEIRELFKLPDTGFVAFPHTKWDDVLAAHKSYKRPLSRIVKLIEEYNLKAKQRDPAHASTLKQWSLDYLLSPKEVIANPDDPELVKTLIATENKLVSADGSGRIGVEPTGVTESFDTDLIFTSIGYASTPLEGIPFDDRKSVIPSSRGRVTDNGVYAAGWVKNGPTGVIATTMADSFDTAQAISDDITAGKLDGAKSGSDNLTQYLEDAISWDQWKKLEAHEHSQGDAAGKPREKVNNVAKMLEIARQ, encoded by the coding sequence ATGATCCGATCAGTTCGCCACCTATCGACTCTCAGATCGACTCCTCGTGTCGCTGTCGTTGGAGCAGGCCCTGCAGGCTTCTACACTGCGCACCGGTTGCTCAAGCTCCAGCCAGACACCAAGATCGACCTTTTTGAAAGCCTGCCTGTGCCTTACGGACTGGCTAGACATGGAGTAGCACCGGATCATCCGGAGGTAAAGAACTGCCAGGACACGTTCGACGAGGTTGGAAACGACCCCCGTGTCCAGTTCTTTGGCAACGTGACTGTCGGAGACACCCTACCTGTGTCCAAGCTCAGAGACAACTACAATGCTGTGGTTCTATCTTACGGCACCCATACAGATAGGAAGCTAGGTATTCCCGGAGAGGACCTGCCCGGTGTCATTTCTGCACGAACGTTTGTCAATTGGTACAATGGTCACCCCGAGCATGAAAGTCTCAACCCTCCTCTCCACAAGGCCGAAACAGTGACAATTGTGGGAAACGGAAACGTGGCTCTGGATATTGCTCGCATCCTGCTATCCCCTCTCGACCACCTCAAGTCTACAGATATCACACAGCAGGCGTACGAGACGCTCAAGACGTCCAAGGTTAAGCGGGTGCGAATCATGGCCCGACGAGGACTGCTAGAGTCTGCATTCACAATCAAGGAGATCCGAGAACTCTTCAAGCTGCCCGATACAGGCTTTGTCGCGTTTCCTCATACGAAATGGGACGATGTGCTAGCTGCCCACAAGAGCTACAAGCGTCCTCTTTCTCGAATTGTCAAGCTCATCGAGGAGTACAatctcaaggccaagcagaGGGACCCTGCTCATGCATCCACCCTCAAACAATGGTCATTAGACTACCTTCTTTCACCCAAGGAGGTGATCGCGAACCCCGACGACCCCGAACTCGTCAAGACTCTTATCGCTACGGAAAACAAACTTGTTTCTGCTGACGGCTCTGGACGAATCGGAGTGGAGCCTACTGGTGTTACCGAGAGCTTCGACACCGACCTGATCTTCACCAGTATCGGATATGCATCTACTCCTCTGGAGGGCATTCCTTTTGACGACCGAAAAAGCGTCATTCCGTCTTCTAGAGGCCGAGTAACTGACAATGGGGTCTACGCTGCAGGATGGGTCAAGAACGGACCCACCGGTGTGATTGCCACCACTATGGCAGACTCATTTGACACAGCACAGGCTATTTCCGACGATATAACCGCCGGCAAGCTTGATGGTGCCAAGTCTGGTTCCGATAACCTCACCCAGTATCTTGAGGATGCCATTTCATGGGaccagtggaagaagctggaggccCATGAACACAGCCAGGGTGATGCCGCAGGTAAGCCCAGAGAAAAGGTCAACAATGTTGCCAAGATGTTGGAGATTGCTCGACAGTGA
- a CDS encoding uncharacterized protein (Compare to YALI0B14773g, similar to Saccharomyces cerevisiae NDT80 (YHR124W); ancestral locus Anc_2.135, weakly similar to uniprot|P38830 Saccharomyces cerevisiae YHR124W Meiosis-specific transcription factor NDT80), which yields MSSTDKVRYDPSSFLGEISGKKVNVRVSTGTTFSGVLQSVDGYMSIVLENAEELVDDKVVGIYDDDVFIRGNNERRLDSSPETSPTRVNKRDSGLALSPLSSPPAATPKLAPRSKSLYKTGPPFVSAQQAVALCSADGTPATIRLHARLDRGFEEENGSWICYRRNYMSLCAAFDIVEHSIVPMTPPYPTGPVYIASGPHENAQCLYFVLRVEARVCSTNAPATLMQHTAKRDPGSQAAPSDTILFPGKLPPHEFIRDTANVRCPKRLEEIFDQVNLTLTEQANLSKTQVQFLETYPDANKAAISRVARFERLQFQFIHRSRREGCKYRLRVNLMAMISHNNVHDLIEIASSHTPEIVVRGRSPASYTESGSCQKPSRNSSKSSKSCSYTSPGLPGSPTTLDFFGLGTQLSEFDVTDNLGGGEDQAFGEFNCESPSPTGSSRENRLYLLPDLSQSLSESESESDFTSDEDVQVTQLLLKLPPPQLSTNGENVEVKSEPEELKEFAPQLTFDTTGFALEAGSEPSFEI from the exons ATGTCCTCCACAGATAAGGTCCGATACGACCCGTCGTCTTTCCTGGGCGAGATTTCgggcaagaaggtcaaCGTTCGGGTCTCCACCGGCACCACTTTCTCTGGCGTCCTCCAGTCTGTTGATGGATACATGAGCATTGTTCTGGAGAACGCTGAGGAGCTGGTTGATGACAAGGTCGTCGGTATCTATGATGATGACGTTTTTATTCGAGGAAACAATG aacGACGATTGGACTCATCGCCTGAGACGTCTCCCACTCGTGTCAACAAGCGAGACTCGGGACTTGCCCTTTCACCATTGTCGTCGCCCCCAGCAGCCACCCCGAAGCTTGCACCCCGATCCAAGTCGCTCTACAAGACAGGTCCTCCCTTCGTGAGTGCTCAGCAGGCAGTGGCACTTTGTTCCGCAGATGGTACACCAGCCACCATCAGACTTCATGCGCGGCTGGATCGCGGCTTCGAAGAGGAGAACGGCAGCTGGATCTGCTACAGACGTAACTATATGTCACTGTGTGCTGCGTTCGACATTGTGGAGCATTCCATCGTTCCAATGACCCCGCCGTACCCTACAGGCCCAGTGTACATCGCTAGTGGTCCTCACGAGAACGCCCAATGTCTCTATTTTGTGCTGCGAGTGGAGGCCCGTGTGTGCTCCACCAACGCTCCCGCCACCCTCATGCAACACACCGCCAAACGAGATCCAGGATCTCAAGCGGCCCCCAGCGACACCATCTTGTTTCCTGGGAAGCTCCCCCCTCATGAGTTCATCCGAGACACTGCCAACGTCCGGTGTCCCAAGAGGCTTGAGGAGATTTTCGACCAGGTTAATCTGACACTAACAGAGCAGGCTAACCTGTCCAAGACACAAGTTCAGTTTCTGGAAACCTACCCGGACGCAAATAAAGCGGCAATTTCCCGGGTCGCACGGTTCGAGCGCCTCCAGTTCCAGTTCATTCACAGAAGTCGCCGGGAAGGGTGCAAGTACCGTCTGCGGGTGAACCTGATGGCAATGATCTCACATAACAATGTTCACGATCTGATTGAGATCGCTTCTAGCCACACACCAGAAATTGTGGTACGAGGCAGGTCTCCTGCAAGCTACACTGAGTCGGGCTCCTGCCAGAAACCCAGTCGAAACAGCTCAAAAAGTTCCAAAAGCTGTTCTTATACTTCTCCTGGCTTGCCCGGATCCCCTACTACTTTGGACTTCTTTGGTCTGGGAACTCAGCTGTCAGAGTTTGATGTAACTGATAATCTTGGCGGTGGAGAGGACCAAGCGTTTGGAGAGTTCAATTGTGAGTCGCCCTCTCCCACTGGTAGCTCACGTGAAAATCGTCTTTATTTGTTGCCTGACTTGTCTCAGAGCCTTTCCGAATCTGAATCTGAATCTGACTTCACTTCAGACGAAGATGTGCAGGTTACccagctgcttctcaagCTCCCTCCACCCCAGCTATCGACCAATGGTGAAAATGTCGAGGTTAAATCTGAGCCCgaagagctcaaggagtttgcGCCACAGTTGACCTTTGATACAACAGGCTTCGCTCTTGAAGCTGGGAGCGAACCGTCATTTGAAATCTAG
- a CDS encoding uncharacterized protein (Compare to YALI0B14861g, similar to uniprot|P25711 Neurospora crassa NADH- ubiquinone oxidoreductase 21 kDa subunit mitochondrial precursor) has protein sequence MLSRSLRQLSQPSVRSFATSARLLQKKDVPEVGVNLDNVPAHEIVSGAPAELSRNRVVRIYQQAKPATQSGEYGTFAWRLDWDIVDVANRWENDLIGWQSSGDYMQATQMKFTSKESAIKFANKQGWDFYIQEPHHRKFRVKQYANNFVHSYGKLKHIRTK, from the exons ATGCTGTCTCGAAGCCTCCGTCAGCTGAGCCAGCCCTCCGTGCGATCTTTCGCCACCTCCGCccgactcctccagaagaaggatgtCCCCGAGGTCGGAGTCAACCTCGACAACGTCCCCGCCCATGAGATTGTCAGCGGAGCTCCTGCTGAGCTTTCTCGAAACCGAGTCGTTCGAATCTACCAGCAGGCCAAGCCCGCCACTCAGAGCGGAGAGTACG GAACCTTTGCCTGGAGACTCGACTGGGACATTGTCGACGTTGCTAACAGATGGGAGAACGATCTGATCGGATGGCAATCTTCCGGCGACTACATGCAGGCCACACAGATGAAGTTCACCAGCAAGGAATCTGCCATCAAATTCGCCAACAAGCAGGGCTGGGACTTTTACATCCAGGAGCCTCACCACCGAAAGTTCCGTGTCAAGCAGTACGCCAACAACTTTGTCCACTCTTACGGCAAGCTCAAACACATTCGAACCAAGTAA
- a CDS encoding uncharacterized protein (Compare to YALI0B14795g, some similarities with uniprot|P40552 Saccharomyces cerevisiae YIL011W Cell wall protein TIR3 precursor) — protein MQFSAAAVLALAAFVSAQAASAASEAGGAVVSGASGAAAAASSAVIGSESQAASSAASSAAESASSAASESASSASASESKASESASKSASKASESASKAESSAAKASSAAGSASSAAASATKSGDASGSSKPSGSASSTGDKSGAGIVAPAVGAIVVGALAQLI, from the coding sequence ATGCAGTTCTCCGCCGCCGCCGTCCTTGCCCTCGCCGCCTTCGTCTCTGCCCAGGCCGCCTCCGCTGCTTCTGAAGCTGGTGGTGCCGTTGTCTCCGGTGCCTCCGGTGCCGCTGCCgccgcttcttctgctgtcATTGGCTCCGAGTCTCAGgccgcttcttctgctgcctcttctgctgctgagtctGCTTCTTCCGCTGCCTCTGAGTCCGCCTCCTCCGCTTCCGcctccgagtccaaggCCTCTGAGTCCGCTTCCAAGTCCGCCTCCAAGGCTTCTGAGTCTGCTTCCAAGGCCGagtcttctgctgccaaggctTCCTCCgctgctggttctgctTCTTCCGCCGCTGCCTCTGCCACCAAGTCTGGTGATGCCTCCGGCTCTTCCAAGCCTTCCGGCTCTGCCTCCTCTACCGGTGACAAGTCCGGTGCTGGTATTGTTGCCCCCGCTGTTGGTGCCATCGTTGTCGGTGCTCTTGCTCAGCTCATCTAA
- a CDS encoding uncharacterized protein (Compare to YALI0B14817g, no similarity) gives MARGGLLIYRTKKPTCREYFWVFHKASFWAQQAALRPSKPLPRPGISPCPHFTHFPIESSPHNSHYLPHNLWYHTAHHHDHMSPIEEPKKPFNTQSQSLANWLKQQKSDTAPSLPQPSKNVANKTTATAASTDGSLKISSSGHFKLAPLKRDNSASPKPTQSPLFGSPAQGVWRRIASPRKEEPVLAVATPEPEQQKQDERKGSMSDLPEEELVKLGIHLAQRHRQPSADGFNWAEDDDIEDWADDMPEAATEVEEPAEDLPKVATGSRPTQAWKPISTTNYVPIDQQLKEYEEKRAAQAQQTQTSSSRQSLFDDKWRGGDRYGGSDRYGNDRYGNDRYGNDRYGNDRYGNDRYGNDRYGGDRYGGDRYGSDRYSGGDRYGGGDRYGGGDRYDRRGRLSPERSPFGAMRYDSYDRFSNDYNPRRELYNDQSGKVEAMESGDARNYKPSGARRSPQITRAEMASPRSTHVTPASPRGSPAVADTSPAAPTAPATALASPASASASPVAAPSQPAMDAAAALLAQQEETMRQAREKAKLRKEEEQRVEEERRKAARKRAEELAKKAEARAKEKELEEQRQRPKGIPTGPSADRAKNNPTTTNDASSTNNNSSNGSTAPSTSPAAIWAPKRFTGKSGSSTWSPLSYDKPCLLDDPQSPEMRNGRGTSRFFPSPKSEIGSGSPWRDASSPTRQGHGRELPVGLSLEPNGDREIGGLAARALGDVKNLPSSNGRRVSQVSANLNSLSGFGLAMPADVPISRIPPDTEFISKSNDNKKSKVSENGKGDKDLRKSPTGASIQPPTQPQALSAAQARQQKRNAKTARLDPKQLFYSYEMEIGREDAIERELRSSPGDLVQIAPVSVGMYTTKGSSFKPLPEVRSVIVGSYSYSISSKLKRAVREPISIIKHADMNFSLKLPA, from the coding sequence ATGGCACGTGGCGGGTTATTAATATATAGAACCAAAAAGCCCACTTGCAGAGAATATTTCTGGGTCTTCCATAAAGCCTCTTTCTGGGCCCAACAAGCCGCTCTTCGTCCCAGTAAACCCTTACCAAGACCCGGTATAAGTCCGTGTCCACATTTCACACACTTCCCAATTGaatcatcaccacacaacTCTCATTACTTACCCCATAACCTTTGGTATCACACAGCACACCACCACGACCACATGTCACCTATAGAGGAGCCCAAAAAGCCATTCAATACTCAATCTCAGTCGCTGGCGAACTGGCTCAAGCAACAAAAGTCGGATACTGCACCCTCACTACCCCAGCCCTCCAAGAACGTCGCTAACAAAACAACTGCCACTGCCGCATCCACAGATGGCTCTCTCAAGATTTCCTCTTCCGGCCACTTCAAGCTGGCTCCTCTCAAGCGGGACAACTCGGCGTCGCCCAAGCCCACCCAGTCGCCGCTATTTGGCTCACCCGCACAGGGGGTCTGGCGCAGAATAGCATCTCCGAGAAAGGAGGAGCCGGTGCTGGCAGTGGCTACCCCAGAGCccgagcagcagaaacaaGACGAGCGCAAGGGATCCATGAGCGACCTacccgaggaggagctcgtCAAGCTGGGCATCCATCTGGCCcagcgacacagacagccCTCAGCTGATGGATTCAACTGGGCAGAAGATGACGACATTGAAGACTGGGCAGACGATATGCCCGAGGCAGCCACAGAGGTGGAAGAGCCTGCGGAGGATCTGCCCAAGGTGGCGACCGGATCGCGACCCACACAAGCATGGAAACCCATCTCCACGACAAACTACGTTCCCATTGAtcagcagctcaaggagtacgaggagaagagagcAGCCCAGGCtcagcagacacagacaagcTCGAGCCGGCAATCACTCTTTGACGACAAGTGGAGAGGCGGCGATAGATACGGAGGAAGCGACCGGTATGGGAACGATCGATATGGGAATGACCGATATGGGAATGACCGATATGGGAACGACCGATATGGGAACGACCGATATGGGAACGACCGATACGGAGGAGATCGTTACGGAGGAGATCGCTACGGTAGTGACAGGTATAGTGGTGGCGATCGTTACGGTGGGGGAGATAGAtatggaggtggagacCGTTACGATCGACGAGGGAGATTGTCACCTGAAAGATCTCCGTTTGGAGCCATGCGATACGACTCGTATGATCGATTTTCCAACGACTACAACCCTCGCAGAGAGCTCTACAACGACCAGAGTGGAAAGGTCGAGGCCATGGAGAGTGGGGACGCCAGAAACTACAAGCCGTCGGGTGCCCGCCGAAGTCCCCAGATCACTCGTGCCGAAATGGCTTCGCCTAGAAGCACACATGTGACTCCTGCAAGTCCTCGAGGCTCTCCTGCTGTCGCTGACACTTCCCCTGCTGCTCCTACCGCTCCTGCTACAGCATTAGcgtctccagcttctgcttcaGCGTCTCCAGTTGCTGCTCCTTCCCAGCCTGCCATggatgctgctgccgctcttctggctcagCAGGAAGAGACCATGCGTCAAGCTCGCGAGAAGGCTAAGCTGCGAAAGGAAGAGGAACAGCGCGTTGAGGAAGAGCGACGCAAGGCGGCTCGAAAGCGAGCAGAGGAgcttgccaagaaggccgaggctAGAGCCaaagagaaggagctggaggagcagcgaCAACGACCCAAAGGGATCCCTACTGGACCTTCCGCCGACCGAGCCAAGAATAACCCCACAACTACTAACGATGCTTCATCAACCAACAATAATAGCAGCAATGGCTCTACGGCCCCCTCTACTTCTCCCGCTGCCATCTGGGCCCCCAAAAGATTTACAGGCAAGTCTGGTAGCAGCACGTGGTCGCCCCTTTCGTACGACAAGCCCTGTCTTTTGGACGATCCCCAGTCGCCCGAAATGCGAAACGGCAGAGGCACATCACGGTTCTTCCCGTCGCCCAAATCTGAAATTGGCTCTGGGTCACCCTGGCGGGATGCTTCTTCGCCCACTCGTCAGGGTCATGGTCGGGAGTTGCCTGTCGGATTGTCTCTTGAGCCCAACGGAGACCGGGAGATTGGAGGGCTTGCTGCACGTGCCCTTGGCGACGTGAAAAACCTGCCCTCGTCCAATGGTCGTCGAGTTAGCCAAGTGTCAGCAAACCTCAACTCGCTGTCTGGGTTTGGGCTTGCAATGCCGGCAGACGTTCCGATCTCGCGCATCCCACCTGACACGGAATTTATCTCTAAGTCCAACGACAACAAGAAAAGCAAGGTCTCAGAAAATGGAAAGGGAGACAAGGATCTGCGGAAATCTCCGACGGGGGCTTCGATACAACCTCCGACGCAACCCCAGGCTCTGTCTGCGGCCCAGGCGCGACAACAGAAGCGCAACGCGAAAACTGCGCGTCTGGACCCCAAGCAGCTGTTTTATTCTTACGAAATGGAGATTGGGCGTGAGGATGCAATCGAGAGAGAGCTGCGGTCTTCTCCGGGCGACCTGGTCCAGATTGCGCCGGTCAGTGTGGGAATGTACACCACCAAAGGCTCCAGTTTCAAGCCTCTTCCTGAGGTTCGCAGCGTCATTGTCGGAAGCTACAGTTACTCGATATCTAGCAAGCTGAAACGTGCGGTGCGCGAGCCCATTAGCATTATCAAGCATGCCGACATGAATTTCTCGCTCAAGTTGCCAGCGTGA